The following DNA comes from Synergistaceae bacterium.
GGCCGGGTGTGCAGATGTCGAACCTGTATGGCTGGTTTCAGCCGCTGGAGCTCCCCTCCTCCCCGTCGGCCAAGATCGACGATCTCTACAACAACAAGGTCGTAATCGCCCGCCTGTTCGGCCTGGACAAGGGCGTCTTCGGAGTTGACATGCCGGTGACCAGGCGCGAGACGGACGAGCTTCTTTACAAGGCCTTCGGCGAGGACATGGCCGTGGCCATCCTCTCGCTTCCCGAGTTGAACATCTCCTCGCACATCTCGAGGGGTGACTTCGCTGACGCCCTCGCCAGGATCCTCGGGTACAGGGCGTCCCCTTTAGGTTCGCCTTCCGAGGACGGGCTCCCCGCAACAGTTCGGTACCTGGTTGAAAAGGGCGTCATGGACAGGGTTATGGCCGCCGGCGATTTCATGCCGGGCGTCCCGTTGACCCGTGGCATGGCAGCAGATATGACGATGAGGGCTGTGTCGCTGCCCAAAGAAGTCGGGAGGTAGCCGATAAACCGGTGTGTATTACGGTATAATGATTCAGAAGCATTCGTATCCGACGGGGAAAATCGACGCGGCCTTCCCCGGGTCGGCACCCGATTCGGTGCGGCGGCTTGTGCGATAAAAGACCATAATAAAAGGAGGTTGCAAGGATGTCAGGGTTAAGAAAAGGTTGTTGGTTGCTGTTATTGGCGGTGTTCCTGGTCGGGGTTTTCGCCCCGGTGGCGGGCGCGGACGCGCCCAAGAAGATCATATGGCGCTCCTCGGGACACGGGCCGGCCTCGGATCCCTCGCAGATCTACCATGATCTGCTCTGCAAGGCGATCACTGAGGCCTCCGGCGGCAGGCTGGAGATCAAGCCGTTCGTCGGCGGCTCGATCGTACCGGCCTACAAGGAGCTCGATGCCGTTCACGAGAACGTGCTGCAGCTCTGCTACACCTGCCCGATGTACAACCTCGACAAGTGGTCGGCAGCCGGCCTGATAAGCTCGCGGCCGGGCGTGCTCGCGGGCGAGGCGCTCCGGACGTGGTTCAACTACGGCGGCGGCGCGGACCTGATGAACAAGATGATGGAAGGCTACAACGTAATGACCTTCCCAGGCGCCCTCTCCCCCCTTCCCGAGGAGGTCTTCTTCCACTCCAAGAAGAAGATAGAGAGCGTGGAGGACCTGAAGTCCATCAAGGCACGCTGCATGGGCGACGGCGGAGAGATTCTTCAGAGGATGGGAATGGCCACGGTCATAATACCCGGCGGAGAGCTCTACGAGGCCATGAAGCGCGGCACGATCGACGCATTCGAGTATTCGACTCTGGCGTCCAACTGGAACATGCACTTCAACGAGGTGGCCGATTACGTCTACCTTTCGCCTGTGCGCGCCCCGTGCGACCCGCAGGTCTTCTTCGTCAACAAGGACGCTTGGAACGAGCTGCCTGAGGACCTCCAGCTGCTGGTCCAGACTTTCGTAGACAAGTACACCCAGGCGCAGCACGAGTTCCTGGTGTACGAGTCCATACTGGCGCTTGAGAAGTTCAAGGAGTACGGCAACAAGGTCGTCAAGATCCCCGACGAGGTGAACAAGGCGATAGAGGAGGAGGCCGCAAAATTCTACGAGGAGAAGATAGCAAGCGAGCCCCCGATCTTCGGCGAGATCTACAACTCGATGAAGAGCTACGGCGAGTCGTACAACTTGATGAGATAATGCCGTCCCATCCTACGGACGCAAGGAGAAGAGCATGACCTCTTTGAGACGTCTCTTGAAAGCAATCGACGCGCTAAGTGAACTGTCCGGGGCCGTGGGGAAGTGGTGCGCCCTGATCCTTGTGTTCGCCGGGACCTACGAGGCCGTGGCCAGGCATTTCTTTGACGCGCCCACCATCTGGGCGTACGATACCCTCTGCATGGCCGGAGGCGCCCTTTACCTGCTGGGCGCCTCCTACGGCTACCTTTACGACTCCCATACGCGCGTGGACATGTTCTACAACATGCTGCCCGACAGGGGCAAGGCGTTCATGAACGTGATCTGCTCGCTCCTCCTGTTCTTCCCCCTCATGGGTGTCATGCTGTGGATGTCTGTCACCTGGGCGGTGCGCGCATGGAGGATAAACGAGGTGTTCTTCAACAGCTTCTGGTATCCTCCCGCAGGCCCGTACCGGACGGTGTTCGCTGTCGGACTCCTGCTGCTGATGCTGCAGGCCGTCGCGAACTTCGTCCGGGATCTATACTTCACGGTCAGGGGTGAGACTCTTGATTGAACTCAGCGCCGAGGCGATAACCGTCATGATGCTGGGGGGGGTCTTCGTCCTGGTTATGACCGGATTCCCCATTGCCTTTGTCATAGGGAGCGTGGCCTTCCTCTCGGGTCTCGCGGTCTTCGGCCCGACGGTCACCTTCCATATACTGTACAGCCGCTTCTACGATCTGTCCTTGAACTACCCCTACCTGGCGGTTCCCCTGTTCACTTTCATGGGGGTGATACTGCAACACTCCGGGGTTACCAAGGACCTGTACCAATCGCTCTACGAGGCCATGGGAAGGCTGAAGGGCGGGCTGGCGGTTGTCACGATAATCTTCGGGACCATACTCGCAGCATGCCTCGGAGTCATCGCCGCCTCAGTGACAATACTGACCCTCATCGCGCTCGCGCCGATGATAAACAGAGGATATGACAAGTCGCTGGCATCCGGCTCGATAATCGCGGCCGGGACGCTCGGAATACTGATCCCCCCGAGCATCATGCT
Coding sequences within:
- the dctP gene encoding TRAP transporter substrate-binding protein DctP; amino-acid sequence: MSGLRKGCWLLLLAVFLVGVFAPVAGADAPKKIIWRSSGHGPASDPSQIYHDLLCKAITEASGGRLEIKPFVGGSIVPAYKELDAVHENVLQLCYTCPMYNLDKWSAAGLISSRPGVLAGEALRTWFNYGGGADLMNKMMEGYNVMTFPGALSPLPEEVFFHSKKKIESVEDLKSIKARCMGDGGEILQRMGMATVIIPGGELYEAMKRGTIDAFEYSTLASNWNMHFNEVADYVYLSPVRAPCDPQVFFVNKDAWNELPEDLQLLVQTFVDKYTQAQHEFLVYESILALEKFKEYGNKVVKIPDEVNKAIEEEAAKFYEEKIASEPPIFGEIYNSMKSYGESYNLMR
- a CDS encoding TRAP transporter small permease subunit, which translates into the protein MTSLRRLLKAIDALSELSGAVGKWCALILVFAGTYEAVARHFFDAPTIWAYDTLCMAGGALYLLGASYGYLYDSHTRVDMFYNMLPDRGKAFMNVICSLLLFFPLMGVMLWMSVTWAVRAWRINEVFFNSFWYPPAGPYRTVFAVGLLLLMLQAVANFVRDLYFTVRGETLD